The following are from one region of the Poecilia reticulata strain Guanapo linkage group LG7, Guppy_female_1.0+MT, whole genome shotgun sequence genome:
- the LOC103467017 gene encoding uncharacterized protein LOC103467017, giving the protein MGCCSVTQRHTGVDEVGPDEIELLELSGDNLGVWSLSENRVQLSVRNSRDEQQLAPQLPCKASVRHLEQEVVLWGRTRDELHHRIYSQQPIRGWEGQPAHVYGEVIHSSVVFLHNNYSEEQSERFLLLFSFHLLILSLDHSQEDFIYEGILPVSGLSVRAVSLQPDASHPTLMFEITSAMVDSKVFTCASAGESKRWIQHIEDRRHESMMQPMSPSQCALSYLLPCDENWKREELKKYVMQAPIWNWEGSPIHHMGQPGHISVVHIINTQRQGLQERLMILFPQDLLLLSVDSKRLHIKYEGRLARQSIKAVERSALPGRLEFELRGELVETLQVSCTCVEDYQAWVFHLQQPDRDSHIIMSQPPPLVPKLQRNRTESQEPILSGDQCHINGRS; this is encoded by the exons agtaTGGAGTCTGAGCGAAAACAGAGTTCAGCTGTCGGTGAGGAACAGCAGAGATGAGCAGCAGCTGGCACCACAGCTGCCATGCAAAGCCTCAGTGCGACACCTGGAGCAGGAG GTGGTGCTGTGGGGCAGGACCAGAGATGAGCTCCACCACAGGATTTACTCTCAGCAGCCGATCAGGGGCTGGGAGGGTCAACCCGCTCATGTTTACGGAGAGGTCATCCACTCCTCTGTGGTGTTTCTCCACAACAACTATTCAGAg GAACAAAGTGAACGGTTCTTGTTGTTGTTCTCTTTTCACCTCTTAATCCTCTCTCTGGATCACTCCCAAGAAGACTTCATATACGAG GGCATACTTCCTGTTTCTGGCCTGTCTGTCCGAGCCGTATCCCTGCAGCCGGATGCGTCACATCCAACACTCATGTTTGAGATCACCA gtGCAATGGTGGACTCCAAGGTGTTTACATGTGCCAGTGCAGGAGAGTCGAAGAGATGGATTCAGCACATAGAAGACCGGAGACACGAGTCCATGATGCAACCCATGAGTCCCTCCCAGTGTGCTCTTTCTTATCTT CTGCCTTGTGATGAAAACTGGAAAAGAGAGGAGCTGAAGAAATATGTAATGCAGGCTCCCATATGGAACTGGGAGGGCTCACCCATACACCACATGGGTCAGCCTGGACACATCTCTGTTGTTCACATCATCAACACTCAAAGACAG GGTCTCCAAGAAAGACTGATGATTCTCTTTCCTCAAGATCTCCTGCTACTTTCTGTGGACAGTAAGCGGCTGCATATAAAATATGAG GGCAGGTTGGCGAGACAGAGCATCAAAGCAGTGGAGCGCTCAGCACTTCCTGGACGCTTAGAGTTTGAACTAAGAG GGGAGCTGGTGGAGACGCTGCAGGTCTCCTGCACCTGTGTGGAGGATTATCAGGCCTGGGTTTTTCATCTGCAGCAG CCAGACAGAGACAGCCACATCATTATGAGTCAGCCGCCTCCCTTAGTGCCAAAGCTGCAGAGGAACAGGACGGAGTCACAGGAGCCGATTTTATCAGGCGACCAGTGTCACATCAATGGCAGGAGCTGA